The Amylolactobacillus amylophilus DSM 20533 = JCM 1125 genome contains a region encoding:
- the recO gene encoding DNA repair protein RecO yields the protein MQAKKEKTVTGIIYKRRAANEADVFARILTEKDGLFSIAVKGALKPKSKLNAATLNFSFGDYKIMTNGAGISTLRAPGHVQTFDQLFTDLKLNAYASYMLDLVDHAFVEYEDVGESFTLVRTSLQLLNQTVNPEAVLALFELQMLPIFGVGPQLRECIICGKQQGKFDYSIDLGGVICSDHFNQVPTRLHLSPKAVGLMRTLGLIKIVQLGQISVSAALLREVLNALDRIYRQTLDLNLKTKTFIDSMHFW from the coding sequence ATGCAAGCCAAAAAAGAAAAAACAGTGACAGGAATTATCTATAAAAGACGCGCTGCGAACGAGGCGGACGTCTTCGCCCGGATTTTGACCGAAAAAGACGGGCTTTTTTCTATTGCAGTTAAGGGCGCGTTAAAGCCTAAATCAAAATTAAATGCTGCCACTCTGAATTTTTCTTTTGGTGATTACAAGATCATGACGAATGGAGCAGGAATCAGCACATTGCGCGCACCCGGGCATGTACAGACGTTTGACCAACTCTTTACTGACTTAAAATTAAATGCATACGCAAGTTACATGTTGGACCTGGTTGATCACGCATTCGTTGAATACGAGGATGTGGGGGAGAGCTTTACGCTTGTTCGGACCAGTCTACAATTGCTTAATCAAACGGTCAATCCAGAAGCGGTGCTCGCTCTCTTTGAGCTTCAAATGCTCCCCATTTTTGGTGTGGGGCCACAGCTACGTGAATGTATCATCTGTGGAAAGCAGCAGGGGAAATTCGATTACTCGATTGATTTAGGGGGCGTCATCTGCTCGGACCATTTTAACCAGGTACCAACAAGGTTACATCTAAGTCCTAAGGCGGTAGGTTTGATGCGGACACTGGGCCTGATTAAGATTGTCCAACTGGGCCAGATTTCAGTATCTGCGGCCTTACTGCGTGAGGTCTTGAATGCGCTAGATCGAATCTATCGTCAGACGCTCGATCTCAACTTGAAGACGAAGACGTTTATTGATTCAATGCATTTTTGGTGA
- the era gene encoding GTPase Era, producing the protein MINNNNYRSGFVGLIGRPNVGKSTLMNRVVGQKIAIMSDKPQTTRNKIQGIYTSDTQQIIFVDTPGIHKPKNDLDQYMDESSFTTFGQVDCVLFLTEPKKVGPGDRYIADMLEKISVPVFLVINKIDLVHPDDLLDIINSYQQIGKFAEIIPISATQGNNIEDLLATIQKYLPEGPKMFDEDQITDRPEYFVVGELIREQILHLTQDEIPHSTAVIVEQMNQRVNGKLQIDATIYVERATQKPIVIGRGGSMLKQIGINSRREIEELLGEKINLKLWVKVQKNWRKDPLFLSRVGYNLKDL; encoded by the coding sequence ATGATTAACAATAATAACTACCGCTCCGGTTTTGTCGGGCTAATTGGCAGACCAAATGTTGGTAAGTCGACTCTCATGAACCGCGTTGTCGGTCAGAAGATTGCTATTATGTCCGACAAGCCGCAGACGACTAGGAACAAGATTCAGGGTATCTATACCTCTGACACGCAACAAATAATTTTCGTTGATACGCCGGGTATCCATAAGCCCAAAAATGACCTTGATCAATACATGGATGAGTCCAGTTTCACCACATTTGGGCAAGTAGATTGTGTACTATTTCTAACCGAGCCCAAGAAAGTTGGTCCTGGGGACCGTTATATTGCGGATATGCTAGAGAAAATCAGCGTACCGGTTTTTCTTGTAATCAATAAGATTGATTTAGTTCACCCAGATGACCTGCTGGATATTATTAATTCTTACCAACAAATTGGTAAATTTGCAGAAATTATTCCAATCTCAGCTACCCAGGGGAATAATATTGAGGATCTACTGGCCACCATTCAGAAGTATCTGCCGGAAGGTCCAAAGATGTTCGATGAGGACCAGATTACTGACAGACCCGAGTATTTCGTTGTGGGTGAGTTGATTCGAGAGCAAATTCTCCACCTCACTCAAGACGAGATTCCCCACTCAACTGCTGTTATCGTGGAACAGATGAACCAGCGGGTTAACGGCAAGTTACAGATTGATGCCACTATCTATGTCGAGCGCGCCACCCAGAAGCCAATAGTGATTGGCCGTGGCGGGTCAATGCTCAAACAGATTGGCATCAATTCACGCCGAGAAATTGAGGAGCTGCTGGGCGAGAAGATTAATCTCAAGCTTTGGGTCAAAGTACAGAAGAACTGGCGAAAGGATCCTCTCTTCCTTTCCAGGGTAGGGTATAATCTGAAGGATTTGTAG
- the cdd gene encoding cytidine deaminase: protein MDKLTEPELELYNIAQAEMKHAYVPYSHFQVAAVLRTKSGQIFKGVNVENASFGLTNCAERSCIFNYISAGSLADPISEFLIIGGTDDPISPCGACRQVLSEFLPSDATITLTNLTGAVKHMTMVELLPYYFKKEDLND from the coding sequence ATGGACAAGTTAACCGAGCCAGAGTTAGAATTATACAACATTGCACAAGCTGAGATGAAGCACGCATACGTCCCATACTCGCACTTTCAGGTGGCGGCGGTGTTACGGACTAAATCTGGTCAAATTTTCAAGGGCGTCAACGTCGAAAATGCCTCGTTTGGCTTAACAAATTGTGCGGAGCGCTCCTGCATCTTTAATTACATTAGTGCCGGTTCCTTAGCAGATCCAATCAGTGAATTTTTGATTATTGGTGGTACGGATGATCCAATCTCACCGTGCGGCGCTTGCCGTCAGGTGCTTTCGGAATTTCTGCCAAGTGATGCTACCATTACTTTAACCAATTTGACCGGTGCGGTTAAACACATGACCATGGTAGAGTTACTACCATACTACTTTAAAAAAGAGGATTTAAATGATTAA
- the ybeY gene encoding rRNA maturation RNase YbeY, whose amino-acid sequence MTNIDITFNDEIDFLTDANWQTWIEQLLDLAYTRIAKTNKLEMSINFVSNDEIRKINREYRDKDRVTDVISFAIEDGGFDIDMSDFLDDPDFVEDIGDLFIAPKVVEEHGKEYGHGFKREFGYTLVHGFLHLNGYDHIDPGEEKEMIGLQNQILDEYGLER is encoded by the coding sequence ATGACAAACATTGATATCACATTTAATGACGAGATTGATTTTTTAACGGATGCCAACTGGCAGACTTGGATTGAGCAATTACTTGATCTGGCTTATACAAGAATCGCTAAGACCAACAAGTTAGAGATGAGCATCAACTTTGTCTCAAACGATGAAATTAGGAAAATTAATCGAGAGTATCGGGACAAAGATCGCGTAACCGATGTCATTAGCTTTGCAATTGAAGATGGTGGATTCGATATTGACATGAGTGATTTCTTAGATGACCCCGATTTTGTCGAGGACATCGGCGACCTCTTCATTGCACCAAAGGTCGTTGAAGAGCACGGTAAAGAATATGGCCATGGCTTTAAGCGGGAATTTGGCTACACACTGGTCCATGGATTTCTCCACTTGAATGGCTATGATCACATCGATCCAGGTGAGGAAAAAGAGATGATTGGTCTGCAAAACCAAATTCTTGATGAGTATGGATTGGAGCGCTAA
- a CDS encoding PhoH family protein: protein MTDKLTEKNVYTPKVPATIASLVGVNDSNLKILEEALNIQATDTGSTITLHGAPPDVVTGIAVLSQLENVVNHGITIGATDVVSALKMAEKGTLEYFFDLYSETLIHDAKGRAIRVKNLGQRRYVKAIKQKDVVFGVGPAGTGKTFLAVVMAISAFKKGEVSRIILTRPAVEAGESLGFLPGDLKDKVDPYLRPIYDSLYAILGTETTNRLMERGTIEVAPLAYMRGRTLDEAFVILDEAQNATKAQMKMFLTRLGFNSKMIINGDVTQIDLPGNHRSGLIEAQDRLHNIKQIEFVNFTFNDVVRHPVVAKIIEAYERDDLNDKH from the coding sequence TTGACAGACAAACTGACTGAAAAGAACGTATACACACCCAAAGTACCTGCAACGATTGCGAGTCTAGTTGGGGTGAACGATAGTAACCTCAAGATTCTGGAGGAAGCATTAAATATCCAAGCAACCGATACGGGTAGTACGATTACCTTACATGGTGCTCCGCCTGACGTCGTAACTGGTATCGCTGTACTAAGCCAACTGGAAAATGTCGTGAATCATGGAATTACGATTGGCGCAACAGACGTGGTCAGCGCGCTCAAGATGGCAGAGAAGGGCACGCTTGAGTATTTCTTTGACCTTTATTCGGAAACGCTCATCCACGATGCCAAGGGACGCGCAATCCGGGTGAAGAACCTCGGCCAAAGACGGTATGTTAAGGCAATTAAGCAGAAAGATGTTGTCTTCGGTGTAGGACCTGCCGGAACTGGTAAGACATTTCTTGCCGTTGTCATGGCCATCTCCGCATTCAAGAAGGGTGAAGTTAGTCGGATTATTCTGACAAGACCTGCTGTTGAAGCCGGCGAAAGTCTCGGCTTTCTACCGGGCGATTTGAAAGACAAGGTTGATCCCTACCTGCGGCCAATCTATGACTCATTGTACGCAATTCTCGGAACCGAGACGACCAACCGTTTGATGGAACGGGGCACGATTGAAGTTGCGCCGCTTGCCTATATGAGGGGGCGAACACTCGATGAGGCTTTCGTGATTCTAGATGAAGCGCAGAATGCCACCAAAGCCCAGATGAAGATGTTTCTGACTAGACTTGGCTTCAACTCGAAGATGATTATCAATGGTGATGTAACACAAATTGACTTACCGGGAAATCACAGGAGTGGCTTGATTGAAGCACAAGATCGGTTGCATAACATCAAACAAATTGAATTCGTGAATTTTACCTTCAACGATGTGGTTCGCCATCCCGTTGTAGCTAAAATAATTGAAGCATACGAAAGAGACGATTTGAATGACAAACATTGA
- a CDS encoding GatB/YqeY domain-containing protein, whose product MLNEQIMNDLKTAMKAHDKVALDTIRMIKSALANKKIELGHDLTEEEEVAVLSTEMKQRRDSLAEFEKGNRTDLVEKVQEEMKIVERYLPAQMSAEEVGKLIDSVIEETGATGKADFGKVMKTLMPKVKGKADGGLVNQLVNQKLS is encoded by the coding sequence ATGTTAAACGAACAAATTATGAATGACTTAAAGACGGCAATGAAGGCTCACGACAAAGTGGCGCTCGATACAATTCGCATGATCAAGTCAGCTTTAGCTAATAAAAAAATTGAGCTTGGCCATGACTTAACTGAGGAAGAGGAAGTTGCCGTATTATCGACCGAGATGAAACAACGAAGAGATTCACTCGCAGAATTTGAGAAGGGTAATCGGACCGACTTAGTTGAAAAGGTTCAAGAAGAGATGAAAATCGTTGAGCGTTATTTGCCTGCCCAAATGTCTGCTGAGGAAGTCGGTAAACTAATCGACTCAGTAATCGAGGAAACTGGCGCAACAGGTAAGGCTGACTTTGGTAAAGTGATGAAGACTTTGATGCCTAAGGTTAAAGGTAAAGCTGATGGTGGCCTAGTTAACCAGTTGGTCAACCAAAAACTAAGTTAA
- the rpsU gene encoding 30S ribosomal protein S21, translated as MAKTVVHENESLDDALRRFKRSVSKSGTLQEYRKREYYEKPSVKRKLKSEAARKRKKY; from the coding sequence ATGGCTAAGACAGTCGTTCATGAAAACGAGTCTCTTGATGATGCTCTTCGTCGTTTCAAACGTTCCGTTTCTAAGAGTGGTACGTTGCAAGAATACCGTAAACGCGAATATTACGAAAAACCTAGTGTTAAGCGTAAGTTGAAATCAGAAGCAGCTCGTAAGCGTAAGAAATACTAA
- the msrA gene encoding peptide-methionine (S)-S-oxide reductase MsrA, giving the protein MTEQLKNSNIDTAIFAGGCFWCMVEPFDQHEGIVSVRSGYTGGHVPNPTYEQVCSHTTGHTEAVKITFDKSKISYAELVELYWQVTDPTDAGGQFQDRGDSYRPVIFYNSTEQEQIAEQSKQQLDESNRFDDPIVTTIEPAKPFYEAEEYHQDFYKKDPTRYALEEAGGRSEFIKKHWHK; this is encoded by the coding sequence ATGACAGAGCAACTGAAAAATTCTAATATTGATACAGCTATTTTTGCAGGAGGTTGTTTCTGGTGTATGGTCGAGCCCTTTGACCAACACGAGGGAATAGTTTCAGTACGTTCTGGTTACACTGGTGGACATGTGCCAAACCCAACATATGAGCAAGTGTGTTCGCACACAACTGGGCACACAGAAGCCGTAAAGATTACTTTTGACAAAAGCAAAATAAGTTACGCTGAACTCGTGGAACTTTATTGGCAGGTGACTGATCCAACAGATGCGGGTGGCCAATTCCAAGACCGTGGTGATTCGTACCGCCCAGTTATTTTCTACAATTCGACTGAGCAGGAACAAATCGCTGAACAATCAAAGCAACAACTGGACGAAAGTAATCGCTTTGATGATCCGATTGTGACCACAATTGAACCTGCGAAGCCTTTCTATGAAGCAGAAGAGTATCACCAGGACTTCTACAAGAAGGATCCTACTAGATATGCGCTAGAAGAGGCCGGTGGCCGCAGTGAATTTATCAAAAAACATTGGCATAAATAA
- the msrB gene encoding peptide-methionine (R)-S-oxide reductase MsrB, with product MHKDQADLKERLTKEQFEVTQNAATEMPFSGEYDDFWQDGIFVDVVSGEPLFSSTDKYDAGCGWPSFTKPIVKLTEKRDTKLMQERTEVRSKEADSHLGHVFTDGPEDRGGLRYCINSAALRFIPVEQLTAAGYGDYLELFDRGNE from the coding sequence ATGCACAAAGATCAAGCAGATTTAAAGGAAAGACTGACAAAGGAGCAATTCGAGGTCACCCAAAACGCTGCAACAGAGATGCCTTTTAGTGGTGAATACGATGATTTCTGGCAAGACGGAATCTTCGTTGATGTGGTCAGCGGTGAGCCGTTGTTCTCCTCAACGGATAAATATGATGCCGGTTGTGGTTGGCCCTCATTCACGAAACCAATTGTAAAGTTAACTGAGAAGCGTGATACAAAATTAATGCAAGAACGGACGGAGGTGCGTAGTAAAGAAGCTGACTCGCATCTAGGTCACGTGTTCACAGATGGCCCGGAGGACCGTGGTGGCCTACGTTACTGCATTAATTCTGCTGCACTACGCTTTATCCCGGTTGAGCAACTTACGGCGGCAGGTTATGGTGATTATCTCGAACTTTTTGATAGGGGAAATGAATAA
- the aspS gene encoding aspartate--tRNA ligase, producing the protein MDQRTNYCGLITEEYLNQDVVLYGWVQKARSLGNLVFIDLRDREGIVQLVVSQASGTALLTSAESLRAEDVITVHGRVVKRGQGAVNDQMKTGQIEVEVSELELLNKSKTPPFDVKDDTTATEETKLKYRYLDLRRPEMQAAIIKRAKIMQATHQYLDEQGFIDIETPILGKSTPEGARDYLVPSRIYPGSFYALPQSPQLFKQLLMGAGFDRYYQIARCFRDEDLRGDRQPEFTQIDLETSFLDEEQIQTLTEGLLQKVMHDVMGVDVQLPFPRLTWQEAMDRFGSDKPDLRFGMELQDVSALVKNSDFKVFSGTVANGGQVKAIVVPGAAAQYSRKQIDTKQDYIKRFGAKGLAWLKFTNGEFSGPITKFLPNELPLLADKLNVTDDDLVLFVADRAKVVADSLGYLRTALAKEFNLIDESQFAFTWVVDWPLFEYDEGDERWTAAHHPFTMPDDAGVKLLDSDPHAAHARSYDIVLDGYELGGGSIRIHTREIQEKMLHALGFTQEQAEEQFGFLLEALDYGFPPIGGLAIGLDRFAMLLADRKNIRDVIAFPKNSKASEPMMQAPAPVDAKQLDELGLEVEKQD; encoded by the coding sequence ATGGATCAACGAACAAATTATTGTGGCCTAATCACAGAAGAATATCTGAATCAAGACGTTGTGTTATACGGTTGGGTTCAAAAGGCCCGCAGCTTAGGTAATCTGGTTTTCATTGACTTGCGGGACCGCGAGGGCATCGTCCAGCTGGTTGTGAGCCAGGCAAGTGGGACCGCGCTACTTACTAGTGCAGAGTCTTTGCGTGCCGAAGACGTGATTACGGTTCACGGACGGGTTGTAAAGCGGGGTCAGGGCGCAGTCAATGACCAGATGAAGACGGGCCAGATTGAAGTAGAGGTCTCTGAACTTGAGCTGCTCAATAAGTCTAAAACACCGCCATTTGATGTGAAGGATGACACGACAGCAACGGAGGAAACTAAGTTAAAGTACCGTTACTTAGATCTACGTCGGCCAGAGATGCAGGCAGCAATCATCAAAAGAGCAAAGATTATGCAAGCAACGCATCAGTATCTTGATGAGCAAGGATTCATCGACATTGAAACACCAATCTTGGGTAAATCAACCCCAGAAGGTGCGCGCGACTATCTGGTGCCATCTCGCATTTATCCGGGCAGCTTCTACGCGTTGCCCCAATCACCTCAACTGTTTAAACAATTACTGATGGGTGCTGGTTTCGACCGCTATTATCAAATTGCCCGTTGCTTCCGTGATGAGGATCTACGTGGCGACCGGCAACCAGAATTCACCCAGATTGATTTAGAGACTAGTTTCCTCGATGAGGAACAGATTCAAACTCTGACTGAGGGACTGCTTCAAAAAGTGATGCATGACGTCATGGGTGTTGATGTGCAGCTACCGTTTCCGCGGCTAACTTGGCAGGAAGCGATGGACCGCTTTGGTTCCGACAAGCCGGATTTACGGTTTGGGATGGAGTTACAAGATGTCTCCGCCTTAGTTAAGAATAGTGATTTCAAGGTATTCTCTGGTACCGTTGCTAATGGTGGTCAGGTTAAGGCCATTGTGGTTCCGGGCGCTGCTGCTCAGTATTCCAGGAAGCAAATTGATACAAAACAAGATTACATCAAACGCTTTGGTGCAAAAGGTCTCGCTTGGTTGAAGTTTACTAATGGCGAATTTAGCGGGCCAATTACCAAATTCCTACCAAATGAGTTGCCTTTGTTGGCCGATAAATTAAACGTCACGGACGACGATTTGGTACTGTTCGTGGCAGATCGTGCTAAGGTGGTTGCTGACAGCCTTGGTTATCTCCGAACTGCTCTCGCTAAGGAATTTAACCTGATTGATGAATCTCAATTTGCATTCACTTGGGTAGTTGATTGGCCGCTCTTCGAATACGATGAGGGTGATGAGCGCTGGACTGCGGCCCACCATCCATTTACAATGCCGGACGATGCCGGTGTGAAGTTGCTTGATAGTGACCCCCACGCGGCCCACGCGAGAAGTTATGATATCGTCTTAGACGGCTACGAACTTGGTGGTGGATCAATCAGAATACACACAAGAGAGATCCAGGAGAAAATGTTGCATGCGTTAGGATTTACGCAGGAGCAGGCCGAAGAGCAATTTGGGTTCCTCTTAGAGGCGCTTGACTACGGCTTCCCACCAATTGGCGGTTTGGCAATCGGACTCGATCGATTTGCCATGCTTCTGGCGGATCGGAAAAACATTCGTGATGTAATCGCATTTCCGAAGAACTCAAAGGCAAGTGAGCCTATGATGCAGGCCCCAGCACCCGTTGATGCTAAACAACTAGATGAGCTCGGTTTAGAGGTGGAAAAGCAGGATTAG
- the hisS gene encoding histidine--tRNA ligase — translation MKLQKPKGTVDILPQTVRQWQKVEEITRNFFQKANYQEIRTPIFENYELFARSSGEESDVVQKEMYDFLDKGNRRLALRPEGTAGVVRSFVENKLYGPEYAKPYKLFYIEPMFRYERPQAGRQRQFHQIGVESFGSSNALQDIEVVMLGYKLLQTLGVKNYELHINSLGTKYVRAKYHDALVAYFTPLVDSLSADSKRRLTTNPLRILDSKDEADQQFLPDAPKIIDYLDDESKANFNLITDTLTQLGVNYELDDDLVRGLDYYTGTIFEFMVDDQELWHSKSTILGGGRYDDLVAEFSGPQTPAVGFGIGLERLLLVLNVQNPQLFAESGIDFFIANVGDDTIVPTIKLTESIRSAGFSAEYDVEQRKLKAQFKAATRANAQYVITLGDEEIATKSVAVKRLTDGKQVATTFDQIETDLQNVLRQFN, via the coding sequence ATGAAATTACAAAAACCAAAGGGAACCGTAGATATTCTACCCCAGACTGTCAGACAATGGCAGAAGGTGGAGGAGATTACCCGGAACTTTTTCCAAAAAGCTAATTATCAGGAGATTCGCACCCCAATCTTCGAGAACTACGAGCTCTTCGCGCGCTCAAGTGGTGAAGAGAGTGATGTCGTCCAGAAGGAAATGTACGATTTCTTGGATAAGGGGAATAGAAGGCTAGCCCTACGTCCCGAGGGTACAGCTGGCGTTGTGCGTTCGTTTGTTGAAAATAAATTGTATGGACCAGAATACGCGAAGCCATATAAGCTTTTCTACATCGAACCGATGTTTCGTTATGAGCGTCCCCAGGCGGGACGTCAACGGCAGTTCCACCAAATCGGTGTGGAATCATTCGGTTCAAGTAACGCTCTGCAGGATATTGAGGTTGTCATGCTTGGTTACAAGCTGTTGCAGACTCTCGGCGTGAAAAATTACGAATTACACATCAATAGCTTAGGTACGAAATATGTGCGGGCAAAGTACCATGATGCCCTAGTTGCCTACTTCACACCGCTCGTTGACTCACTCAGCGCGGATTCAAAACGCCGCCTCACGACGAATCCTTTGAGGATTCTCGATTCTAAAGATGAGGCAGATCAACAATTTCTTCCAGATGCACCGAAAATTATTGACTATCTGGACGATGAATCAAAAGCCAACTTTAATCTAATTACTGATACTCTGACACAACTTGGCGTAAATTATGAACTAGACGATGATTTGGTCCGGGGACTTGACTACTATACCGGTACGATCTTCGAATTCATGGTTGACGATCAAGAGCTCTGGCACAGCAAGTCTACTATTCTTGGTGGGGGTCGTTACGACGATCTCGTCGCGGAATTTTCGGGTCCGCAGACGCCGGCTGTCGGTTTTGGTATTGGCCTTGAACGCCTTCTCTTAGTCTTGAACGTCCAGAATCCACAATTGTTCGCGGAATCAGGAATTGATTTCTTTATTGCAAATGTTGGCGACGACACAATTGTACCAACAATTAAGTTAACAGAAAGTATTAGAAGTGCAGGCTTTAGCGCGGAATACGACGTGGAGCAACGTAAATTGAAGGCTCAATTTAAGGCAGCTACTCGGGCAAATGCCCAATATGTCATCACGTTGGGTGATGAAGAGATTGCTACGAAGTCGGTTGCAGTGAAAAGGTTGACAGACGGCAAGCAAGTCGCGACCACTTTTGACCAGATAGAAACAGACTTACAAAATGTCTTGAGACAATTTAATTAG